One Gardnerella vaginalis genomic window, TTAACGATTTGCTCCTTTTAACCTGTCATATTTTAAGATCTTTCCCTAATGCTGCTAAACAGATTCGCAGTTTAATAGGTTGGGTTACTGTTGATGAATATCAGGATGTTTCGCCATTGCAACATGAGCTTCTTGTACTATGGTTGGGCGATAACCGCAATATTTGCGTTGTTGGAGATCCTGCGCAAACCATCTATTCTTTCGCTGGCGCTAGTAGTTACGATTTACTTGAGTTTCCAAACGAATTCGCACCAATCTACGCGGATATTAGTTTGAATACGGATTACAGGTCTACAGAACGTATTGTTGGTCTTGCTAATCGTGTTCTTTCACAATCTGCGTGTAGGCGTGATTATTTAAAATTAAAATCAAATATTAAGGGTGGCGTTCGCGTTTCCAAAAGTATTTATAATACTGATTACGACGAGGCTCTTTCTGTTGCTCAGCAGATTTCTAAAGCTGTTAAATCTGGGGATGCGCTTCCTACGGATTTTGCTATTCTTACGCGCACTAATGTTCAGCAGAATATGTTTTGTAGAACATTAGGTAGCTTGGGCTTACATTTTTCTGTTAAAAAAGATGCTGGTCTTCAACCTGATGTACTTGATAATAATATAGATAATACAGAAGCAAGCAATTCCAATTCATCGGTTGCTGGCGACTTATCCTTTGTTGATACAGATAATAAGTTTGTAGATAATGTTTCCGAAAAGAAGCATGTTGATTTAATTAAGAAATCTTTACTCCCTGTAACTATATCTACAATTCACGCGTCTAAAGGTTTGGAATTTAAACACGTTTTTTTGGTCGGCTGTTCTGAAGGTCTTCTTCCTTTTGGATCTTCTGTTAGTAGAAGTGAAGATGAGGATGAAGAAGAACGCAGACTTATGTATGTTGCAATAACAAGAGCGGAAAAAACCTTGCATATTTCTTACGCTCTTTGCAAGGATTATGGAAGTGGTATGCAAAGAACTGTAAGTCATTTCTTGGAATAATTTGTTTAAAATAATTCTAAGAAAATCGCAAGTTTTTCCGCTCTGTTTTATTATTTCTATTCATTTATTATTTAGTTGTTATTCATTTATTATTCTTTATTTGTTATTCATTTATTATTTATTTATATCTGAATCGGGATTTGAATCAGAATCAGTTTCACCGTTATCTGAATCTTTATCAGCATTGTTGTTTGCGTCATCAGATGCATTATCAGATGCGTCGTCAGATGCTAACAGTTTGCTTAATTCATCGTCCCAATTCACATCTTTGAGTTTCTTTTCTAAATCTTCACTATTCTTGAAGTCTTCCAAATTAGGCATATTTATGCTTGATTCTTTTGACTCTTTATTTGTTTCAGTTTCTGATTCAGAATTAGACTCAGCATTAATTTCAGCATTAGCCTCAACATTATCATCTTTCTTATTTTCATAAGAATTTTCATGTTCAGACTCGTCGTTATCAATCTTAGAAGCTGGCGACTCTTCGTTATCTGTAGAATCAGCCTCATAGGATTTGCTTGACTCATCTTTGTTTTTAGAATCTGCAGAATCTATTTGCTTATTATTATCTGTGCTATTTTCATCTGTAGTATTCGTTTTTTTATCACTTGCGCTTGCCTCATCCTGAGACTCTGGCAAATCAGGCAAAAGATCAGGATGATTCCACATAGAGTCTCGCTCCTCAATGCCTTTTTCGCTTGTGATCGAATCCCATAATGCTGCAGCTTCTCGCATTCTACGCGGTCTTAATCTCAATCCAATAAGGGATTCAAAAGTTACTTCCGAAGGTCCACCTGCAGCGCGCTCGCGTCTCATCATCTCTCTAAGTTGATCGATGTGTGGAATATGTGCCATTCCAGCACGCCAAATAACGCAATCGACCCAGCCTTCTGTAAGAGCAAGAAGTGTTTCCAGTCCTCTAAGAGCCTGTTTTTGACCCTCTGTTTCTGTATCTGCAACTTTAGAAATATCTACCGCTCCAGAAACAGCTTCTGGATCCATTTCTTGAATATCTCTAAGCTGGTCTTCTACAGCATCTAAGTCAATAGAAATACCATCTGCATACTTTATAATCAGAGCTTCAAAACGTGGCATAAGCCATGGTACAGACGCAAACAAGCGAGCGTGTGCAAGTTCGCGTAAGGCAAGATAATTCATAACTTCTGTTACGTCTAATCCCCAGGTTTTTGCATAATCTATGCAATTGTATGGAATAAGACCTCCAGCTGGATTGTTAAGTAGTGCTATACCTTGATCGAAGCTTCCATGAACCTCGTGAGATAATGCTCCAGCAGCGTATCCTAGTTGCATCGCAAAAGATGTATTTCCGAGCAATCTCATAAACTGGTCAGGTTGTTTTACCTCATCTGGCATAGGAATTGGCATGATTCCATCGTATATGCCATCTACTTCTGTATCTTGCGAATCGCCGAATTTTGCGGATATTACGCTTGTAAAAGCCTCTCCCACAGATTTTGCAACAGGGTTTGCAAACTTAACCCACGAATCTATTGTTCCTTCAATCCAATCAGATCTAGAAAGAATATCTGGTGTTCCTGGCGCAGGATTTAAGTTGCAACTTGTGTCTAGCCACAAGTTTGCTTGGCTAAGTGCTCTTCTGGCACAGTCCGCAACTTCAGCGTTTACGGTTCCTCCGTCGCTTGTTGATCTTTGAATAGCGATAGATTGTGCAAGCTTTTTGTTTATTGGACCGTCTTCGAGTGTCACTCTCATTTCAAGAGGATTGTTTAACCCTCCTGTAGAAAAAGCTTGCATCATGGCGTGAACTTCGCCTGGTGTTGGAAGTCCTCCAATTCCACACCTTTCCTTGATGTGTTCGCGTATGTCAAAAGGAAGGTTCTCAAAGTTGTGCCATGCTCTTTCGCCTTGTTCAGAACCAAAGCAGTCGACGAGCCACTGGTGAATTTCTTCTTCGCTCATAGTTAAGTCCTTACAGTCTTAGTTAAAAGTCATCTAATATTTTCTACGTTATTTCGTATTCATCTATTAGCGTGACTTTTTGCAGCTTATTACAGATTCTACCTGATATACGGCAATTTTCATTCAATAAATCAATAATTTAAGTAACTTTTTTAATTTAATATTTTAAATGAATCCTAATTCCGTTATGCGTATGGCTTGAGTATAGAATTATTTCTTATGACTAATAAGATATTTGCTGTTTTTAACAATGGATGTATGACTGTTATAAGTTTTATGAGTAGGGTTTTTAATTATTTTGTTAAATATTTTTCTTCAAAATCCGTGCAGTATTTTATTGGACTAATTATTGGTATTCTTGCGATTATTGTGCTTTTTCTTCCTAGCGCATATGTTGTTGAAGAACCAGGACCAACTCAAGACGTTTTAGGAAAATCTTCTGGAAAATATGTGATAAACGTAGATAATCCTAATAATCCTAATAAAAAAGCTGCTTCATCTGCTTCGGGCTTAAAATCGCATTCAAAAAGTGGCAAATTGCTTTTAGTCACAGTAAATACGTCTGGAGTGCCAGGGTATGAGATTCCAAATATTTACGCTGTTTTATCTTGGTTTGATTCAAAAAAGCAGATTTTGCCGCGTGAGGTGTTAGTACCTGTAAATCAAAATGCAAGTGATTATAAAAAAGAAACAAATAAGCAGATGACTTCTTCGCAATCTTCTGCGCAAGTGGCGGCTTTGGATTATGCGAAGAAACATCTTAATGTGAATGTAAAAAACGTAAAAGTTAAGATTCATATAGACGATATTGGCGGTCCTTCTGCAGGAATGATGTATGCTTTGGGTATTTTAAACAAGCTAACTGGCGTAGATTTGGCTGGCGGCAAAACAATAGCAGGCACGGGAACCATTGATAATAATGGGAAAGTTGGGGCAATCGGCGGAATTCGTTTAAAGATGATATCCGCTAAAAGAGATGGTGCAAGATGGTTTCTAGCGCCAAATAGCAATTGCGATGAGGTGGTTGGCAATATTCCGCAAGGTTTAAACGTAGTAAGCGTTAAGACTTTAGATGATGCGTATAAAGCGTTGGAGAAAATTAAGGCTGGTAAAAGTATAAAGTCTTTTAAAACGTGTAATGCGAAGATGTAGAAGATTTTGCATCATTTTTAACTCTTTATTTCTATTATCAAAAATCCTATATTTAGTATGTTTTATTATGCAAAGTGCTGCATATTGTGTTTTAAGACACGCCGAGTGTGATAATTTCGATGCTAAAAAGCGAAAAATATAAAGTTTTCAATATATTTTTAACGTATTTTATGGTGATCTTTATAGAATCTAGGAATTTTTACGAATATTAAAAAAATGTGTAGATTTTCCTTGAATTTTCTATGGGGGGGGGGGTACAAATGTATACGTGCTTTGCAGTAGTGCACTGTATTATTTTGCATTTGAGCGTTTGGCGCGAATTTAACTACTGGTTTTGGGGAGGCTAGGTGTGCTTACGTTTATTTAACGCTTGCACAATAGTTTTCATCAATAGTTTCGCGTTGTTTGCGTAGTCGGCTTACGTTTGTTTACGTAGCTGGAATGCACGCTTTTTTGCTTGCAATGCAGTGGATTACACCACGGGCAATGCTTGTTGGCTTTAAGGTTGGGTTGCTTTAGAGTTGATGGGCGTGAGTATACGAGTAACTTGAGATTTTGAGAAATTGGTGCGTTAGAATGTTACGGCTTCATGACTTATTGAACTTGCGTAAGCAGTTTAGAATGCTTAATGCTTCTTCTTCAAATAGTTGCATCCGTATTCTTTCATCACACACTCTACGCCGCGCTCTTCTAGCAATGCTCGTAGCCGCCGCCACCATAGTAACCATGCTCATCGTGCCGCCAGTACAAGAAGCTAAGGGTTATGCAGATGGTAAAGTACCGATTCACGCTTGGTGGAATAGTTTTGGTACAGGTTTTGTGTCTGGTTCTGGCTTTGGAATAGGGGATGCTCCTAGTCAAATTGCTTCTAATGTTGAAGTTGTTCGCAATGTTTATGACTCTTCTACTGGTAGAAATAGAACTCAGATTAAATGGGAAGTGTTCTTCAATACTTACTCTCAAATGTACGAGAGTATTGTAACAGGTGAACCTTATAGCGGTAAGAGAGAAGATAAAGCGTTTGGTGGTAAAAGACCTCTTCTTATGGCTTGGCTTCCAAAAGGTATTGATAGAAAGAGTATAAAAATTAGTAGAAGGAAGTCTGGTAATAGAACTGGTTACCGTAACTATGGCTGCTGGCCTGAAACAGACAAGTGGTATAGCGCGTTTCCAAAAGATAAACAGTTTGATAAAACTGATAACGGTCGTGGATGTAGAGCAATCCAGTATCAAGAGCCTATTGTTACAATTAATAAAACATTAGATGAGTTTGTTAACAGTAGTTCTAGATGGGCTCATTCGTTCGATGGTAATTTGTATGAAGGTAAAGCTGGTAAAGAGGGTGTTGGTAAAGACCAACAGCTATTTAACTCTTATTGGGATAATGCTTTAGGTACTTCTAGACTTACATCGTATTGCAATTCGAACGATAAGCATGACATGTGCGAAATTAGAAACTGGAAGAATGATTTCTCTACGGTTCTTGCTGACTGGGAAGTTTCAGGTAATACGGCTTTTCAGTGGAATATCACTGCGTTTGTTGATGAAAGTATGGAAAATCGCTCAGATTTAGTATTGAAGAATCTTCCGTTCTCAGCTGGATGGAACTCTGGCAAAGGTAAATATTCTGAAAGTGATTTCGGAGATTTAGAAACGAAGAAAAATGGTACAGTAGAAGTTAGAAGTAAGTGGACTTTTATTGGACCTTTCGATAGTGATGGCGATGGTATTCCAGATTCTATGGAAGGCTATGACCATAAGAATCCTGACGCTTTGCCTGATTTTAGTAATAGTGATCAGCCGCATACTGTTTTGAATAATATTACTGATCCAAATGGTAAGACTGAAATAAAATATCCTCAATATTCGTCTAGCATGATGAATGATTATGTAAAGAAGTTAAATAATCAGAATTTAAGCTCGGATACTACTTATGGTGGCGTGGAGAATGTGCCTGTTACTACGTATGGTGCGCCTGTAACAATTAAGCCGTACGTTAATACTGGTTCTTGGCAGGGATGGGATTTAGGCGACTGGGATGGTCAATATTCTCTACAAAACCATTATGGCGGTCGCTATGTTGCAGGAAAAGATACTGATACTACTACTAATATTCCAACGGATTTTCCTAACGGCTCTAGCATGAAGTATGAGCTTACTGAAGTGCCGAAAGGTGTTACGCAATCTAGTAGTTGTAATACTGGTAATAATAATTCTGATAAAGGTTGTGTGAGTATAGATAGTAAAACTGGTTATATTACTTATAATCCAGGAAAGTTGGATCGTAAGTCTGATGGTATTACTTTTAAGGTGAAGATTACGCACCCAACTCCTAGTGTTTACCAATACAACTGTAAGTATACGACACCGATGGTTCAGGAAAATGTGCCTATAAAAATCAAGGTTGTTTCTAACGCCATGTTGTACAACCCGCATTACGAAACGACTACTGTTGACTACAATAAATCTACGAATAAGTTTAATTCTGCTACCAGCGAAGAGCCTAAGAGCGTACGAGCTAACAAAAAGCCGTGGGTTAGGGTAGGTAGTCTTCCTAAAGGTTCTACTTTTAAGCTAGAGAAGTATGGTAACTACGGTTCTGACCTGCTTAACTGGTCTAAGATTGATGCACAAAATGCAGGAAACGGCAAGGTGACGTTTACTCCGTCTAATGCTGAAGCTGGTGCGAACACTAAGACTCCTGTTGTTGTAACGTACCCGGATGGTTCTACGTCTAAAGATAAGGACTCTGGTAATAGTGGTGATCCTGTGTACGCTCCTGTTACAGTGGGTGATTTGCCAATTTCAGGTAGTGACTTGAATCTTGGATTGTACAACGGAAAGAAAATAGATAATAACGCGTTTGGCGGTTTTTCCTTTGGACATAAAAGTAATCCGCACGAGATTGATAAGGGCAAGAAAATAGGTGCGAAAGATAAAGATAACCCTAACCCTAATAATGGTATTGTATTCGATTCTTGGGCGAACCATGGTAAAGGTCCTATTACTTTCCGCGTGATATGCCATAGGACGGATGTTGATAATTCTCCGTTCGCGTTACTTAAGCCTGCAGAGGGCAAGGAGAAAGCTAGCGGAGAGATTAACGGCTTGCATTTTGAGGATTTCCGCCAGTGGATTCGAGATAACGACAAGCGTTGCAAGGGCATGGATTGCAGTAACAGTAATCTCTTCCTTCACTCTAACGAATACAACAGAGACACTATGGAGCGTTCGCGCGCGCTGATTGGTGGCACGCCTAAGGAAGGCGGCTCGTATGAGTGTAAAGTGTTCGCTTTCCACCAAAAGCCTGGTGATAAAGACAGTAAAGATTATAGTGCATCGCTTACAGCATTTGATAATGCGTCATCAGGTGGTTCTATTGCGCTTCAATCACTTTTTACTAACTATGAGACTGTTAAAAAAGACGCAAAAGGCTCAGAGTGGGTTGCTGGTAGTTTCTACTTTAAAATCAAGCTTAAAGACAACCAAAAGTACAACCCGACTTATGTAAAGATGCCAACTATTCAAGCGGGCAAGTCAATTAAGGATAGTAGGTATAGTAGTCCGACAAAAGACAATATCAGCACTGATCAGCCAAAGAGCACTAAAACTGGAAATGGTGTTCCGGAGAAGGAACGAGCTAGCATTCTTGTTGGTGACCTTCCTGATGGCACGTGGTTTGAGATTAAGCGCTTTG contains:
- a CDS encoding ATP-dependent helicase codes for the protein MISSPESLLNDLDDSQRAAAMALNGPVRIVACAGAGKTRTITRRIAYACAKGEWDENRVLAVTFSVKAAKEMQERLKKLGVNNATVATFHSAALKHLRKVWDSVCSAPFPRIMDDPKEVTEQALIHYTDLANMTSVQIRDIISEIDWAKVSLIAPDDYAKAYACVHRELPAGLDVKQFVEVYKAYEIEKNTRNLIDFNDLLLLTCHILRSFPNAAKQIRSLIGWVTVDEYQDVSPLQHELLVLWLGDNRNICVVGDPAQTIYSFAGASSYDLLEFPNEFAPIYADISLNTDYRSTERIVGLANRVLSQSACRRDYLKLKSNIKGGVRVSKSIYNTDYDEALSVAQQISKAVKSGDALPTDFAILTRTNVQQNMFCRTLGSLGLHFSVKKDAGLQPDVLDNNIDNTEASNSNSSVAGDLSFVDTDNKFVDNVSEKKHVDLIKKSLLPVTISTIHASKGLEFKHVFLVGCSEGLLPFGSSVSRSEDEDEEERRLMYVAITRAEKTLHISYALCKDYGSGMQRTVSHFLE
- a CDS encoding zinc-dependent metalloprotease — protein: MSEEEIHQWLVDCFGSEQGERAWHNFENLPFDIREHIKERCGIGGLPTPGEVHAMMQAFSTGGLNNPLEMRVTLEDGPINKKLAQSIAIQRSTSDGGTVNAEVADCARRALSQANLWLDTSCNLNPAPGTPDILSRSDWIEGTIDSWVKFANPVAKSVGEAFTSVISAKFGDSQDTEVDGIYDGIMPIPMPDEVKQPDQFMRLLGNTSFAMQLGYAAGALSHEVHGSFDQGIALLNNPAGGLIPYNCIDYAKTWGLDVTEVMNYLALRELAHARLFASVPWLMPRFEALIIKYADGISIDLDAVEDQLRDIQEMDPEAVSGAVDISKVADTETEGQKQALRGLETLLALTEGWVDCVIWRAGMAHIPHIDQLREMMRRERAAGGPSEVTFESLIGLRLRPRRMREAAALWDSITSEKGIEERDSMWNHPDLLPDLPESQDEASASDKKTNTTDENSTDNNKQIDSADSKNKDESSKSYEADSTDNEESPASKIDNDESEHENSYENKKDDNVEANAEINAESNSESETETNKESKESSINMPNLEDFKNSEDLEKKLKDVNWDDELSKLLASDDASDNASDDANNNADKDSDNGETDSDSNPDSDINK
- a CDS encoding S16 family serine protease is translated as MTNKIFAVFNNGCMTVISFMSRVFNYFVKYFSSKSVQYFIGLIIGILAIIVLFLPSAYVVEEPGPTQDVLGKSSGKYVINVDNPNNPNKKAASSASGLKSHSKSGKLLLVTVNTSGVPGYEIPNIYAVLSWFDSKKQILPREVLVPVNQNASDYKKETNKQMTSSQSSAQVAALDYAKKHLNVNVKNVKVKIHIDDIGGPSAGMMYALGILNKLTGVDLAGGKTIAGTGTIDNNGKVGAIGGIRLKMISAKRDGARWFLAPNSNCDEVVGNIPQGLNVVSVKTLDDAYKALEKIKAGKSIKSFKTCNAKM
- a CDS encoding Rib/alpha-like domain-containing protein yields the protein MLNASSSNSCIRILSSHTLRRALLAMLVAAATIVTMLIVPPVQEAKGYADGKVPIHAWWNSFGTGFVSGSGFGIGDAPSQIASNVEVVRNVYDSSTGRNRTQIKWEVFFNTYSQMYESIVTGEPYSGKREDKAFGGKRPLLMAWLPKGIDRKSIKISRRKSGNRTGYRNYGCWPETDKWYSAFPKDKQFDKTDNGRGCRAIQYQEPIVTINKTLDEFVNSSSRWAHSFDGNLYEGKAGKEGVGKDQQLFNSYWDNALGTSRLTSYCNSNDKHDMCEIRNWKNDFSTVLADWEVSGNTAFQWNITAFVDESMENRSDLVLKNLPFSAGWNSGKGKYSESDFGDLETKKNGTVEVRSKWTFIGPFDSDGDGIPDSMEGYDHKNPDALPDFSNSDQPHTVLNNITDPNGKTEIKYPQYSSSMMNDYVKKLNNQNLSSDTTYGGVENVPVTTYGAPVTIKPYVNTGSWQGWDLGDWDGQYSLQNHYGGRYVAGKDTDTTTNIPTDFPNGSSMKYELTEVPKGVTQSSSCNTGNNNSDKGCVSIDSKTGYITYNPGKLDRKSDGITFKVKITHPTPSVYQYNCKYTTPMVQENVPIKIKVVSNAMLYNPHYETTTVDYNKSTNKFNSATSEEPKSVRANKKPWVRVGSLPKGSTFKLEKYGNYGSDLLNWSKIDAQNAGNGKVTFTPSNAEAGANTKTPVVVTYPDGSTSKDKDSGNSGDPVYAPVTVGDLPISGSDLNLGLYNGKKIDNNAFGGFSFGHKSNPHEIDKGKKIGAKDKDNPNPNNGIVFDSWANHGKGPITFRVICHRTDVDNSPFALLKPAEGKEKASGEINGLHFEDFRQWIRDNDKRCKGMDCSNSNLFLHSNEYNRDTMERSRALIGGTPKEGGSYECKVFAFHQKPGDKDSKDYSASLTAFDNASSGGSIALQSLFTNYETVKKDAKGSEWVAGSFYFKIKLKDNQKYNPTYVKMPTIQAGKSIKDSRYSSPTKDNISTDQPKSTKTGNGVPEKERASILVGDLPDGTWFEIKRFVKAGDIKNSKANSLPWANFEDGEDNVKRDEHGNTVKNNGKVVTLDQSSREYGSVTFHPDKWQSAGEYWAEVRVHYPDGSVSDGEGSVNKDHPVYAKVTVTPKQDKNKFGLDLYKTQSIYGGFLSVKDGINLHPGDLLSGNDRPMFDSYLTNAVGNLHEHMICSKQSKDGKKQTDYTYGILPGHVNNEKSKNENEKDGLRLLEPQTIWKHSSLKDQLECNANSKKCKSDTHLYDDWVDSDKSFNTFERTHGSFGGVAQKTGDYVCKVYVIKGDKKSDEFKKAVEANIAKNKKDNKNADPVDGVLKTKDNKYPYGTEGEGYKTGSFSVHIHKDNQLYNPTYTKIPEIQAGSTFDKNLKNHKDDISSGAPQSNNKTSRNSEGKEVGANGVPKEDLVNVKEGALPAGTWYEIKRFVKASDIKNSRVGNLPWANFEDGEDNVKMKDGKKQPASDDATGKGSVTFRPDKWQDADDYWAEIRVHYPDGSVSDGEGSINKDHPIYAKVKVTRLPVNKGDLHLNVYKQYENGKFTGDVDSTNGIVVMKGVGLLKDMGIDSWSTAKPEGITLRALCRDDSDEARKKQPQVWSENLDNLFFKLNWQQAWKYPTFARQEACRKSSNNGDGCNTGDEHFLFDSTGGTMERARGTITSDKAPTKSGKYYCVVLAMKTDAMSQYNKALWRKSGKISVANNDFAKAIGFNGINGIDWTAKFFPVTVVDKFSLPKTGGEDCVNWNMLLSVVCVIGTGAMAAGFFLDQTKWGRAMLEALLCKTLIKDFICKTAKKLCALRRRSERWRC